Proteins encoded within one genomic window of Suricata suricatta isolate VVHF042 chromosome 17, meerkat_22Aug2017_6uvM2_HiC, whole genome shotgun sequence:
- the INCA1 gene encoding LOW QUALITY PROTEIN: protein INCA1 (The sequence of the model RefSeq protein was modified relative to this genomic sequence to represent the inferred CDS: inserted 1 base in 1 codon): MRRLSPAAQPCLSSQGEDDGDNLIPFAKCSRVVSRPTPTRLPPQSLTLVPQRYGDIFWESLSQRRSPTWTEEQNIPSMLRAIGCSQPGLYPLEGLPAPEVLCRRKRRRPHLAGMQKGPSGVPAQVRAVTYHLEDLRRRQRIINELKKAQWSDPGATSEPLAHASAGCGVPSATDYPGLEEARAAYPQEEGRPVTTGRTQLLWSPWSPLGQRXSGLPRRLGSLASYSAVPADRNRRHSSWRTEMQSEELSQLPPCAGH, translated from the exons ATGAGGAGACTCAGTCCGGCCGCCCAGCCCTGTCTGTCCTCGCAGGGGGAGGACGATGGAGACAACCTCATCCCCTTTGCCAA GTGCTCCCGGGTGGTCAGTCGGCCCACACCAACCCGCCTGCCTCCCCAGAGCCTCACGCTGGTGCCCCAGCGGTATGGAGACATCTTCTGGGAGAGCCTGAGCCAAAGGCGCAG CCCCACCTGGACGGAAGAACAGAACATCCCTTCCATGCTG AGGGCCATTGGTTGCTCCCAGCCTGGCCTGTACCCCCTTGAGGGGCTCCCAGCCCCTGAGGTGCTTtgcagaagaaagaggaggaggccaCATTTGGCGGGAATGCAGAAGGGACCTTCTGGTGTCCCAGCCCAGGTGAGGGCTGTCACTTATCACCTAGAGGATCTAAGGAGGCGACAGAGAATCATCAATGA GCTGAAGAAGGCCCAGTGGAGTGACCCGGGGGCCACATCTGAGCCCCTGGCACATGCCTCTGCGGGCTGTGGAGTCCCCAGCGCCACCGACTATCCGGGTCTGGAAGAGGCGAGGGCCGCCTATCCACAGGAGGAGGGCCGCCCTGTCACCACTGGCCGGACCCAG CTGCTCTGGTCCCCCTGGAGCCCCCTGGGCCAGA GGTCTGGGCTCCCCAGACGACTGGGCTCTCTGGCCTCCTACAGCGCTGTCCCAGCAGACAGGAACCGCCGCCACTCCTCCTGGCGCACGGAGATGCAATCTGAGGA ACTTTCCCAGCTGCCTCCCTGCGCTGGGCACTAG
- the KIF1C gene encoding kinesin-like protein KIF1C: MAGASVKVAVRVRPFNARETSQDAKCVVSMQGNTTSIINPKQSKDAPKSFTFDYSYWSHTSAEDPQFASQQQVYRDIGEEMLLHAFEGYNVCIFAYGQTGAGKSYTMMGRQEPGQQGIVPQLCEDLFSRVNENQSAELSYSVEVSYMEIYCERVRDLLNPKSRGSLRVREHPILGPYVQDLSKLAVTSYVDIADLMDCGNKARTVAATNMNETSSRSHAVFTIVFTQRCHDQLTGLDSEKVSKISLVDLAGSERADSSGARGMRLKEGANINKSLTTLGKVISALADLQSKKRKSDFIPYRDSVLTWLLKENLGGNSRTAMIAALSPADINYEETLSTLRYADRTKQIRCNAVINEDPNARLIRELQEEVARLRELLLAQGLSASALGGLKVDEGSCRGALPAVSPPPALASPSCPPAHNGELEPSFSPSAEPLIGPEEAMERLQETEKIIAELNETWEEKLRKTEALRMEREALLAEMGVAVREDGGTVGVFSPKKTPHLVNLNEDPLMSECLLYHIKDGITRVGQVDVDIKLTGQFIREQHCAFQSIPQPDGEVVVTLEPCEGAETYVNGRLVTEPLVLKSGNRIVMGKNHVFRFNHPEQARLERERGVPPPPGPPSEPVDWNFAQKELLEQQGIDIKLEMEKRLQDLENQYRKEKEEADLLLEQQRLYADSDSGDDSDKRSCEESWRLISSLREQLPPTTVQTIVRRCGLPSSGKRRAPRRVYQIPQRRRLQGKDPRWATMADLKMQAVKEICYEVALADFRHGRAEIEALAALKMRELCRTYGKPEGPGDAWRAVARDVWDTVGEEEGGGGGGEEGARGAEVEDLRAHIDKLTGILQEVKLQNSSKDRELQALRDRVLRMERVIPLAQDQDDENEEAGETAWAAPPGPEAAEESPSERAAPARPPSPTLSSWERVSRLMEEDPAFRRGRLRWLKQEQLRLQGLQGAGGRGGGLRRPPARFVPPHDCKLRFPFKSNPQHRESWPGAGEAPQVPQAPQEVAPLAAAPARRPASPRRSHRRRNSLDGGGRSRGGGPAQPEAQHFQPKKHNYYPQQPQPYPAQRPPGPRYPPYTTPPRMRRQRSAPDLKESGAAV; this comes from the exons ATGGCTGGCGCCTCAGTGAAGGTGGCCGTGAGGGTTCGGCCCTTTAACGCCCGTGAGACCAGCCAGGATGCCAAGTGTGTGGTCAGCATGCAGGGCAACACCACCT CCATCATCAACCCCAAACAGAGCAAGGATGCCCCGAAAAGCTTCACCTTTGACTACTCTTACTGGTCACACACTTCG GCTGAGGACCCCCAGTTTGCGTCTCAGCAACAGGTGTACCGGGACATCGGAGAAGAGATGCTGCTGCATGCCTTCGAGGGCTACAATGTGTGCATCTTCGCCTACGGGCAGACCGGGGCCGGGAAGTCCTACACCATGATGGGGCGGCAGGAGCCGGGCCAGCAGGGCATCGTGCCCCAG CTCTGCGAGGACCTCTTCTCTCGTGTTAATGAGAACCAGAGTGCTGAGCTGTCCTATTCCGTGGAG GTGAGCTACATGGAGATCTACTGTGAGCGGGTACGAGACCTCCTGAACCCCAAGAGTCGGGGCTCTCTGCGGGTCCGGGAGCACCCCATCCTGGGCCCCTACGTGCAGGACCTGTCTAAGTTGGCCGTGACCTCCTACGTGGACATTGCTGACCTCATGGATTGTGGCAATAAGGCTCG gacGGTGGCCGCCACCAACATGAACGAGACCAGCAGCCGCTCACACGCCGTCTTCACCATAGTCTTCACGCAGCGCTGCCACGACCAGCTCACCGGGCTGGACTCCGAGAAG GTCAGTAAGATCAGTTTGGTGGACCTTGCTGGCAGCGAGCGGGCCGACTCCTCGGGGGCTCGGGGCATGCGCCTGAAG GAAGGGGCCAACATCAATAAGTCCCTGACGACGCTGGGGAAGGTGATCTCGGCCCTGGCGGATCTG CAATCAAAGAAGCGGAAGTCGGATTTTATCCCTTACAGGGACTCCGTGCTCACGTGGCTGCTCAAGGAGAACTTGG GTGGGAACTCCCGCACAGCCATGATCGCGGCCCTGAGCCCCGCGGATATCAATTACGAGGAGACCCTCAGCACCCTCAG GTACGCAGACCGCACCAAGCAGATTCGCTGCAACGCCGTCATCAACGAGGACCCCAACGCCCGGCTGATCCGAGAGCTGCAGGAGGAGGTGGCCCGGCTGCGGGAGCTGCTCCTGGCTCAGGGGCTGTCCGCCTCCGCCCTGGGAG GCCTGAAGGTGGACGAGGGGAGTTGCAGAGGTGCTCTGCCGGCCGTGTCGCCACCCCCTGCCCTGGCGTCCCCCTCATGCCCCCCAGCGCACAATGGGGAGCTGGAACCATCGTTCTCCCCCAGTGCTGAGCCCCTGATCGGGCCCGAGGAGGCCATGGAGCGGCTGCAG gagacagagaagatcATAGCTGAGCTGAACGAGACTTGGGAGGAGAAGCTGCGGAAGACAGAAGCCCTGAGGATGGAGAG AGAAGCGCTGCTGGCCGAGATGGGGGTGGCCGTCCGGGAGGACGGCGGGACCGTGGGCGTCTTCTCTCCTAAGAAG acccccCACCTGGTGAACCTGAACGAAGACCCCCTGATGTCCGAGTGTCTGCTCTACCACATCAAAGATGGCATCACCAG GGTCGGCCAGGTGGACGTGGACATCAAGTTAACCGGGCAGTTCATCCGAGAGCAACACTGTGCGTTTCAGAGCATCCCCCAGCCGGATGGAGAAG TGGTGGTCACCCTGGAGCCTTGTGAAGGAGCCGAGACCTATGTCAATGGGAGGCTGGTGACTGAGCCCCTGGTGCTGAAGTCAG GAAATAGGATCGTGATGGGCAAGAACCACGTGTTCCGCTTCAACCACCCCGAGCAGGCGCGGCTGGAGCGGGAGCGAggggtgcccccgccccccggcccacCCTCCGAGCCCGTGGACTGGAACTTCGCCCAGAAGGAACTGTTGGAGCAGCAAGGCATCGACATCAAGCTGGAGATGGAGAAGAG GCTGCAGGACCTAGAGAATCAGTAccggaaagagaaggaggaggctgACCTGCTGCTGGAGCAGCAGCGACTG TACGCGGACTCTGACAGCGGAGACGACTCGGACAAGCGCTCCTGCGAGGAGAGCTGGCGGCTCATCTCGTCGCTTCGGGAGCAGCTGCCGCCGACCACCGTGCAGACCATCGTGCGGCGCTGCGGGCTGCCGAGCAGCGGGAAGCGCCGGGCCCCGCGCAGGGTGTATCAGATCCCGCAGCGGCGGCGGCTGCAGGGCAAGGATCCGCGCTGGGCCACCATGGCCGACCTCAAGATGCAGGCGGTGAAGGAGATCTGCTACGAGGTGGCGCTGGCCGACTTCCGCCACGGCCGCGCGGAGATCGAGGCCCTGGCTGCCCTCAAGATGCGGGAGCTGTGCCGCACATACGGCAAGCCCGAGGGGCCCGGGGACGCCTGGAGGGCCGTGGCCCGCGACGTGTGGGACACAGTGGGCGAGGAggaaggcggcggcggcggcggcgaggaGGGGGCCCGCGGGGCCGAGGTGGAGGACCTCCGCGCCCACATCGACAAGCTGACTGGGATTCTGCAGGAGGTGAAGCTGCAGAACAGCAGCAAAGACCGGGAGCTGCAGGCCCTGAGAGACCGCGTGCTGCGCATGGAGCGGGTCATCCCCCTGGCGCAG gacCAGGACGATGAGAACGAAGAGGCTGGGGAGACCGCCTGGGCCGCGCCCCCAGGGCCAGAGGCGGCGGAGGAGTCCCCCAGCGAGCGCGCGGCCCCAGCGCGGCCCCCGTCACCGACCCTGTCAAGCTGGGAGCGAGTGTCCCGGCTCATGGAGGAGGACCCCGCCTTCCGCCGCGGCCGGCTCCGCTGGCTCAAGCAGGAGCAGTTGCGGCTGCAGGGACTGCAGGGCGcggggggccggggcggggggctgcGCAGGCCCCCCGCCCGCTTCGTGCCCCCTCACGACTGCAAGCTGCGCTTCCCCTTCAAGAGCAACCCGCAGCACCGGGAGTCGTGGCCGGGGGCCGGGGAGGCCCCCCAAGTCCCCCAAGCCCCCCAGGAGGTGGCGCCCCTTGCGGCCGCCCC CGCGCGCCGGCCCGCGAGTCCCCGGAGGTCCCACCGGCGCAGGAACTCCCTGGACGGAGGCGGCCGCTCCCGGGGAGGCGGCCCCGCGCAGCCCGAAGCCCAGCACTTCCAGCCCAAGAAGCACAACTATTACCCCCAGCAGCCCCAGCCGTACCCCGCCCAGCGGCCCCCGGGGCCCCGTTACCCCCCGTACACCACGCCCCCGCGGATGCGGCGGCAGCGCTCGGCCCCCGACCTCAAGGAGAGCGGGGCGGCTGTGTGA